A part of Aspergillus flavus chromosome 1, complete sequence genomic DNA contains:
- a CDS encoding protein transport protein YOS1: protein MFLFGLGRLVYVAVLITNAIAILSEDRFLARIGWGRSQADPAFGTSYDSTSVKAKTVDLIASVRTVMRIPLIVINTIIIVYSIILG from the exons ATGTTCCTCTTCGGCCTCGGACGCCTTGTCTACGTCGCCGTCCTAATAACAAATGCAATCGCAATCCTAAGCGAAGACCGCTTTCTCGCCAGAA TCGGATGGGGTCGCAGCCAAGCTGACCCTGCCTTCGGCACCTCATACGATAGTACCAGCGTCAAGGCTAAAACGGTAGATCTGATTGCTAGTGTGCGGACTGTTATGCGAA TACCCCTTATCGTCATTAATACTATAATCATTGTATATTCGATTATTCTCGGTTGA
- a CDS encoding putative alpha-1,6-mannosyltransferase subunit, with translation MGKADAAFILLLGAIPALILLHLYQAPYTKVEESFHVQAVHDILSYGIPTQNVAETLRAKYDHFTFPGAVPRTFVGAAVLSAFSQPFIWLNDTIDRQLLARAILGLFNALSLLSFASGLRRAFGKTTAIWYLLYQASQFHVLYYASRTLSNMFAFGLSTLALRCLLQDHSQSATSKTYRNRCRLSLCLLTIAGIIFRSELAIFLATNTIFLFLTGRIGIQREIIPAGLLGLLLGLGTTVLVDSFFWQKYPLWPELEAFIFNVIHGQSSAWGTHPWHFYFTNAIPRLLLNPLVYLVGLPFALFQPSTRSAAAYLLIPSLTFIAIYSLQPHKEWRFIIYTIPPLTAASALGASYIWTHRTKSLLYRLLSLAMILSTLASLLCSTFILLPASSANYPGAHALNSLHNHAHSTKPTISVHLGNLACQTGVTRFLEMPSPLENSTPTWTYDKTENETLKSTSSFWSQFDYLLIEPGEEEVKVRSLSGPDRWEDVDVVEGFAGLRIVRPGEEAVGPVEERVLTKFVGEDGARLWRTGREFARRAVTRGWWVEVRMDPKIKILGRVSV, from the exons ATGGGGAAAGCTGATGCTG CCTTCATACTCCTTCTTGGCGCTATTCCAGCGCTCATACTCCTCCACCTTTATCAAGCTCCCTACACCAAGGTAGAGGAGTCTTTCCATGTCCAAGCCGTTCATGACATTCTCTCATATGGCATCCCAACTCAAAATGTTGCCGAGACTCTACGCGCCAAATATGATCATTTCACCTTCCCCGGTGCTGTGCCCCGGACATTTGTCGGAGCTGCCGTCCTGTCTGCATTCTCGCAGCCATTCATCTGGTTGAATGACACGATTGATCGGCAACTACTCG CACGAGCCATTCTGGGCCTGTTCAATGCTCTGTCTTTGCTCTCCTTTGCATCCGGACTGCGACGAGCGTTCGGAAAGACTACAGCGATCTGGTACCTGCTCTACCAGGCAAGCCAATTCCATGTTCTTTACTATGCATCGCGGACACTGTCCAACATGTTCGCATTCGGGCTATCTACCCTAGCGCTGCGATGCCTTCTCCAGGACCATTCCCAATCAGCAACCTCCAAGACGTATAGAAACCGGTGTCGGTTATCCCTATGTCTGCTGACCATAGCCGGTATTATCTTCCGTTCGGAACTGGCTATCTTCCTTGCTACAAAcaccatctttctttttctcacaGGACGTATCGGCATCCAACGTGAGATAATTCCAGCCGGGCTACTAGGTCTACTCCTCGGCTTAGGGACTACCGTACTTGTGGATTCATTCTTCTGGCAGAAGTACCCGCTCTGGCCAGAGCTAGAAGCATTCATATTCAACGTCATCCACGGTCAATCATCCGCCTGGGGCACACATCCATGGCACTTCTACTTCACGAACGCCATCCCTCGCCTCCTCCTAAACCCCCTAGTCTATCTAGTCGGGCTTCCATTCGCCTTATTCCAGCCATCAACCCGATCCGCAGCAGCATACCTGCTCATCCCCTCACTTACCTTCATAGCCATCTACAGCCTCCAACCCCACAAAGAATGGCGATTCATCATCTACACCATCCCCCCACTAACCGCCGCCTCCGCCCTAGGGGCATCCTACATCTGGACACACCGGACCAAATCCCTCCTCTACCGTCTTCTCTCCCTGGCCATGATCCTGTCCACCCTCGCCTCACTACTCTGCTCAactttcatcctcctccccgCTTCCTCCGCAAACTACCCAGGTGCACACGCCCTCAATTCCCTCCATAACCACGCCCACAGCACTAAACCCACCATCTCCGTCCATCTGGGAAACCTCGCGTGTCAAACAGGCGTCACCCGGTTCCTCGAAATGCCTAGTCCACTAGAAAATTCAACCCCAACTTGGACATACGACAAAACCGAGAACGAAACCCTCAAGTCCACATCTTCTTTCTGGAGCCAATTCGACTACCTCCTCATCGAACcgggggaagaagaagtgaaggTCCGATCTCTCTCGGGACCTGATCGTTGGGAAGACGTGGATGTCGTTGAGGGATTCGCGGGTCTGAGGATCGTTCGGCCTGGTGAAGAGGCTGTGGGTCCAGTTGAGGAGCGGGTTCTGACGAAGTttgttggggaagatgggGCTCGGCTTTGGAGAACTGGTCGGGAGTTTGCTCGTCGGGCTGTTACTCGGGGTTGGTGGGTTGAGGTGAGGATGGATCCAAAGATTAAGATTTTGGGACGCGTTTCTGTTtag